The following coding sequences lie in one Deinococcus aerophilus genomic window:
- a CDS encoding haloalkane dehalogenase — MTRSSTPSPADPYARRRLAVLDTELAFVDVGSGDPIVFLHGNPTSSYLWRNVIPEVEALGRCLAPDLVGMGASGQAPAGRYRIADHARYLDAWFDALGLQRVTLVLHDWGGALGFHWAARHPERVARIAYMETIVQPVTWEDWDPGAVRIFQGMRGEAGEALILQKNIFIERILPSSILRPLSDEEMEAYRRPFPEAGEDRRPMLTFPRELPIEGEPEDVVAMVEAYGRFLQEAPVPKLFINADPGSILIGRQREFCRSWPNQQEVTVGGRHFLQEDSPVEIGRAVAQFIRDTPLTR; from the coding sequence ATGACCCGCTCTTCGACGCCATCCCCCGCAGATCCCTATGCCCGCCGGCGCCTCGCCGTCCTCGACACGGAGCTCGCCTTCGTCGATGTGGGCAGCGGTGACCCCATCGTCTTTCTGCACGGCAATCCCACGTCCTCCTATCTGTGGCGCAACGTCATTCCCGAGGTCGAGGCACTGGGCCGCTGCCTGGCCCCGGACCTGGTCGGCATGGGGGCGTCGGGCCAGGCCCCCGCAGGTCGCTACCGCATCGCGGACCACGCCCGGTACCTGGACGCGTGGTTTGATGCGCTCGGTCTCCAGCGGGTGACGCTCGTGCTGCACGACTGGGGCGGCGCCCTGGGATTTCACTGGGCCGCGCGGCATCCCGAACGGGTCGCGCGGATCGCGTACATGGAGACCATCGTGCAGCCCGTGACCTGGGAGGACTGGGACCCGGGAGCGGTCCGTATTTTCCAGGGAATGCGCGGCGAGGCCGGCGAAGCCCTGATCCTGCAAAAAAACATCTTCATTGAACGGATCCTGCCGTCCTCCATTCTGCGGCCGCTGAGCGACGAGGAGATGGAGGCCTACCGGCGGCCCTTTCCTGAAGCCGGCGAGGACCGCCGCCCGATGCTGACGTTTCCGCGCGAGCTGCCCATCGAAGGCGAGCCGGAAGATGTTGTGGCGATGGTGGAGGCGTATGGCCGTTTCCTGCAGGAGGCGCCGGTGCCTAAGCTGTTCATCAATGCCGACCCCGGCTCCATCCTGATCGGAAGACAGCGGGAGTTCTGCCGCAGCTGGCCCAACCAGCAGGAAGTGACGGTGGGGGGGCGGCACTTTCTTCAGGAGGACTCCCCAGTTGAGATCGGTCGGGCGGTGGCGCAGTTCATCCGGGACACGCCCCTGACCCGCTAG
- a CDS encoding carbon-nitrogen hydrolase family protein, producing the protein MKLALAQYPVSYFEHWEAFEEKLTHWVQDAAATGAELLVFPEYGSMELTSLLPREVQADVRPQLSALQPFHDRYVELYVRLARQYGVYLIAGSFPVQEEAGFLNRAYLLTPAGEVHFQDKLVMTRFENEQWGVDAATTGLKVFDTERGHIGINICYDSEFPPLARAQAEAGADLIVVPSCTDAVTGYYRVQVGSRARALENQVFVAHASLVGEAAWNEAIDVNVGAAGVYGPIDHGFSPTGDGIVVLGELNEPGWVYADLDLQTLRRVREAGQTFNVRDWPHGVRQAQPGARVIRVKEPAPQD; encoded by the coding sequence ATGAAGCTTGCCCTGGCCCAGTATCCCGTCTCGTACTTCGAACACTGGGAGGCGTTCGAGGAGAAGCTTACCCATTGGGTCCAGGACGCGGCGGCCACGGGCGCCGAACTGCTGGTGTTTCCCGAATACGGCAGCATGGAACTGACCAGCCTGCTTCCGCGCGAGGTGCAGGCGGACGTGCGCCCGCAGCTGTCCGCCCTGCAACCCTTTCATGACCGGTACGTGGAACTGTACGTGCGCCTTGCCCGGCAGTACGGTGTGTACCTCATTGCGGGAAGCTTTCCGGTGCAGGAGGAAGCCGGCTTCCTGAACCGGGCGTACCTCCTCACGCCCGCCGGGGAAGTCCATTTTCAGGACAAACTGGTGATGACCCGCTTCGAGAACGAGCAGTGGGGTGTGGACGCCGCCACCACCGGCCTGAAGGTGTTCGACACCGAACGCGGCCACATCGGGATCAACATCTGCTACGACAGCGAGTTCCCGCCGCTGGCCCGTGCGCAGGCAGAAGCGGGCGCGGACCTGATCGTGGTGCCCAGTTGCACGGACGCAGTGACCGGGTATTACCGGGTACAGGTGGGCTCGCGGGCCCGCGCCCTGGAGAATCAGGTGTTCGTCGCGCACGCCTCGCTGGTGGGCGAGGCCGCCTGGAACGAGGCAATTGACGTGAATGTGGGTGCGGCGGGCGTATACGGCCCCATCGACCACGGCTTCTCCCCCACCGGGGACGGCATTGTGGTGCTGGGAGAACTCAACGAGCCCGGCTGGGTATACGCCGACCTTGATCTCCAAACCCTGCGGCGGGTGCGCGAGGCGGGACAGACCTTCAACGTCCGCGACTGGCCACACGGCGTACGTCAGGCGCAGCCGGGCGCGAGGGTCATCCGCGTGAAGGAACCCGCGCCGCAAGATTGA
- a CDS encoding GNAT family N-acetyltransferase yields the protein MKVERYTGEGIRDVLSDLARLRVTVFRDFPYLYEGSPEYEASYLQTYLNTPESLAVVVPDGDRVVGASTAMPLSAETPDLQAPFQAGGYDVETIFYLAESVLQPEYRGRGLGITFFEEREAHARRLGRFRYAAFCAVQRPENHPRRPEGYVPLDAFWQKRGYTKRLELSTTLTWQDLDETAESPKPMTFWLKDLTRTAEERR from the coding sequence GTGAAGGTCGAGCGCTACACGGGAGAAGGAATCCGCGATGTGCTGAGCGACCTCGCGCGGCTGCGGGTAACGGTCTTCCGGGACTTTCCGTATCTGTACGAGGGCAGCCCCGAGTACGAGGCCAGCTACCTCCAGACGTACCTGAATACACCGGAGAGCCTGGCGGTGGTCGTCCCCGACGGAGACCGGGTAGTGGGGGCCTCCACGGCCATGCCGCTTTCGGCAGAGACACCGGACCTGCAGGCTCCCTTTCAGGCGGGTGGCTACGACGTCGAGACCATTTTCTACCTGGCCGAGTCGGTCCTGCAGCCGGAGTACCGGGGACGCGGATTGGGGATCACGTTCTTCGAGGAACGCGAGGCCCACGCGCGGCGGCTGGGCCGTTTCCGCTATGCAGCCTTCTGCGCTGTGCAGCGCCCTGAGAATCATCCCCGCCGCCCGGAAGGGTACGTCCCACTGGACGCCTTCTGGCAAAAGCGGGGCTACACGAAGCGGCTGGAGTTGAGCACCACCCTCACGTGGCAGGACCTCGATGAAACTGCAGAGAGCCCCAAGCCCATGACGTTCTGGCTCAAGGACCTGACCAGAACCGCAGAAGAGCGCCGATGA
- a CDS encoding ketosteroid isomerase-related protein — protein sequence MNETLDLLRRYYDAFNAADREPMLALLTEDVIHDLNQGVRQSGKDAFRAFMARMDHSYREQLTDIVVLSSPDGRRAGAEYVVHGEYLATDDGLPEAHGQTYVLPGGAFFEVRDGKIARVTNYYNLEDWIRQVGG from the coding sequence GTGAACGAAACACTTGATCTGCTGCGCCGCTACTACGATGCCTTCAATGCCGCGGACCGCGAACCCATGCTGGCCCTGCTGACTGAGGATGTGATCCACGACCTCAACCAGGGCGTCCGACAAAGCGGCAAGGATGCCTTCCGCGCCTTCATGGCCCGCATGGACCACAGTTACCGCGAGCAGCTCACGGACATCGTGGTGCTCTCCTCCCCGGACGGCCGCCGGGCGGGAGCGGAGTATGTGGTGCACGGTGAGTACCTTGCCACAGACGACGGTTTGCCCGAGGCACACGGACAGACATACGTACTTCCCGGCGGCGCTTTCTTCGAGGTCCGTGACGGCAAGATCGCCCGTGTCACGAACTACTACAACCTGGAAGACTGGATCCGGCAGGTCGGCGGCTGA
- a CDS encoding tyrosine-type recombinase/integrase — protein MTLAQYHGDQLSHADTWLNLHDDELRRRAVQAAGEKDTVTLVSLTRAYLTHHSRSGILTSPRTVEAYTLGVRQFLEYAQTQALNLLRPHRHDAGRYVQALLAGGRKPAGVQLKVAAAGCLYRALRWAGATEADPFREVRIPKDPTSGIEKRPPYTEDELADVLEHADPHTTFLLFLIAHAGLRISEALALTWDDLEEGTRRIHVRSGKGRKARRVTMSVRLARAARQFRTLYAPGGPEHSRYRPAGRAPGYVFRYATQQAARYHLTQVFQAAGVPFRGFHPGRKYAGTRLLQQVKDFGRVAAHLGHASVDTTRRGYAVLAAEDLKDDLAGW, from the coding sequence ATGACACTCGCCCAGTACCACGGCGATCAGCTGAGCCACGCCGACACTTGGCTCAACCTGCATGACGATGAGCTGCGCCGCCGCGCCGTCCAAGCGGCCGGCGAGAAGGACACCGTCACGCTGGTCTCACTGACCCGCGCCTACCTCACCCACCACAGCCGCAGCGGCATCCTCACCAGCCCCCGCACGGTCGAGGCGTACACCCTGGGCGTCCGGCAGTTTCTCGAATACGCCCAGACCCAGGCCCTCAATCTGTTGCGCCCCCACCGCCACGACGCCGGACGGTATGTCCAGGCCCTGCTTGCCGGGGGCCGCAAACCGGCGGGCGTGCAGCTCAAGGTCGCCGCGGCGGGCTGCCTGTACCGCGCCCTGCGCTGGGCCGGGGCCACCGAGGCCGATCCCTTCCGCGAGGTCCGCATCCCGAAAGACCCCACCTCCGGCATCGAGAAACGTCCGCCCTATACCGAGGATGAACTCGCCGATGTGCTGGAACACGCCGACCCGCACACCACCTTCCTGCTCTTTCTGATCGCGCATGCGGGGCTGCGAATCAGCGAGGCGCTGGCCCTCACCTGGGACGATCTGGAGGAGGGAACGCGCCGCATTCATGTCCGGTCCGGCAAGGGACGCAAAGCACGCCGCGTCACCATGAGTGTTCGGCTCGCCCGCGCCGCCCGCCAGTTCCGCACGCTGTATGCTCCCGGTGGGCCGGAACACAGCCGGTACCGCCCAGCGGGCCGCGCGCCGGGATATGTGTTCCGTTACGCCACCCAGCAGGCGGCCCGCTACCACCTGACGCAGGTTTTTCAGGCTGCAGGTGTGCCGTTCCGGGGCTTTCATCCGGGGCGCAAGTATGCGGGGACCCGGCTGCTGCAGCAGGTCAAGGATTTTGGGCGGGTGGCGGCCCATCTGGGACACGCCTCGGTGGACACCACCCGTCGGGGCTACGCCGTCCTGGCCGCCGAAGACCTCAAGGATGATCTGGCGGGATGGTGA
- a CDS encoding SDR family NAD(P)-dependent oxidoreductase: protein MINLHGKVVLVTGASRGIGAVCVRSLLEAGASVSAHLGRSGEDRGGLVEEFGAERVQVLGGDLSRPGEGDRLFQAAADWKGQVDVLVNNAGISPAVTVDDPLAAWSAGWQETLQVNLLSVADTCRAAIQHYRQRGGGTIINMASRAAFRGDLPDAMHYAASKGGVIALTKSIAQGFAAEGILAYAVAPGWVRTEMAARYLQEHAADLGRDLPLGDAAPPEEVAATVVFLASGMVGHMTGATLDINGASYVR, encoded by the coding sequence ATGATCAATCTGCATGGCAAGGTGGTACTCGTGACGGGTGCGTCGCGCGGCATCGGGGCGGTCTGTGTTCGGAGTCTGCTGGAGGCCGGCGCGTCGGTATCGGCCCATCTCGGCCGCAGCGGGGAGGATCGCGGAGGCTTGGTAGAGGAGTTCGGTGCCGAGCGGGTGCAGGTGCTGGGCGGTGACCTGTCCCGGCCCGGGGAGGGGGACCGGCTCTTTCAGGCCGCCGCCGACTGGAAGGGTCAGGTGGACGTGCTGGTCAACAACGCCGGGATCTCGCCGGCGGTCACGGTGGACGATCCGCTCGCAGCGTGGTCGGCCGGGTGGCAGGAGACGCTGCAGGTCAACCTGCTGAGCGTGGCCGACACCTGCCGGGCCGCCATCCAGCATTACCGCCAGCGAGGCGGCGGCACGATCATCAACATGGCGAGCCGGGCAGCGTTCCGGGGGGACCTGCCCGACGCCATGCACTACGCTGCGTCCAAGGGAGGGGTCATCGCCCTGACCAAATCCATTGCGCAGGGGTTTGCCGCCGAGGGCATCCTGGCCTACGCTGTCGCGCCCGGCTGGGTCCGGACTGAGATGGCCGCCCGCTACCTGCAGGAACACGCCGCCGACCTGGGCCGTGACCTGCCCCTGGGCGACGCCGCGCCGCCAGAGGAGGTGGCCGCCACGGTGGTGTTTCTCGCCTCTGGCATGGTTGGCCACATGACCGGGGCGACGCTGGACATCAACGGTGCGTCCTATGTGCGGTAG
- a CDS encoding isocitrate lyase/PEP mutase family protein, with the protein MTQTLPVRPALADQARTFFELHTSPEILVLANVWDVVSAQVVAATPGVRALATASHSIASTFGYADGEQIPLELHLDMVRRIVQAVDLPVTMDLEAGYGNAGETARRAIAAGVVGGNLEDQMRPLDEAVAAVRAVMAAGHEAGIEFVLNARTDALVRASAETPRGQVLEEAIRRGQAFLEAGAPVVFIPGLVAREEIQTVVAALGPQKLTVISVPGVSLPVQELQELGVARVSTGPFTQRVALTALQDAAAELVAGGGLPAATRALN; encoded by the coding sequence ATGACGCAGACCCTGCCCGTCCGTCCCGCCCTCGCCGACCAGGCCCGCACCTTCTTCGAACTGCACACCTCCCCGGAGATCCTGGTGCTGGCCAATGTCTGGGATGTGGTTTCTGCCCAGGTGGTCGCCGCGACTCCAGGCGTACGTGCCCTGGCCACCGCCAGCCACTCCATCGCGTCCACCTTCGGCTACGCCGACGGCGAGCAGATTCCCCTGGAACTGCATCTGGACATGGTCCGCCGCATCGTTCAGGCGGTGGATCTTCCGGTCACCATGGACCTGGAAGCCGGCTACGGCAATGCGGGCGAGACGGCCCGGCGGGCCATCGCGGCGGGCGTGGTCGGGGGCAACCTGGAAGACCAGATGCGGCCGCTGGACGAGGCGGTGGCCGCCGTGCGCGCGGTGATGGCCGCCGGTCACGAGGCGGGCATCGAGTTTGTGCTGAATGCCCGCACTGACGCCCTGGTACGCGCCTCGGCCGAGACGCCCCGCGGGCAGGTGCTGGAGGAAGCTATTCGGCGGGGACAGGCGTTCCTGGAAGCGGGCGCTCCGGTGGTGTTCATACCGGGCCTGGTGGCGCGTGAGGAGATCCAGACGGTGGTGGCGGCGCTGGGGCCGCAGAAGCTGACGGTGATCAGCGTGCCAGGGGTGAGCCTGCCGGTGCAGGAGCTGCAGGAGCTGGGAGTGGCGCGGGTGTCGACGGGACCGTTTACGCAGCGGGTGGCACTGACGGCGCTGCAGGACGCAGCGGCCGAGCTGGTGGCCGGGGGCGGATTGCCGGCTGCCACCCGCGCCCTGAACTGA
- a CDS encoding TetR/AcrR family transcriptional regulator, translating into MPSLSNTRTHILDVAQGLMQQCGFNAVSYADIGKQLGIRNASIHHHFPSKAELGTELTRRYRERVKEVLLTLSAAELSPVSMLEQYVAAYHAVIHGDGRICLCTALAGDYGTLPADMQREVQSFFALNERWLTDVLRQGQTSGHFRFSESPRDTALELLATLEGAMLLARVRQEPPLFFQMMDRSLRGLQAT; encoded by the coding sequence ATGCCGAGCCTCTCCAACACCCGCACCCACATCCTGGACGTGGCCCAGGGGCTGATGCAGCAGTGCGGCTTTAACGCCGTCAGCTACGCAGACATCGGCAAGCAGCTGGGCATCCGCAACGCCAGCATCCACCACCACTTTCCCAGCAAGGCCGAACTGGGCACCGAACTCACCCGCCGTTACCGCGAGCGGGTCAAGGAGGTGCTTCTGACCCTCAGCGCGGCAGAACTCAGCCCGGTCAGCATGCTCGAGCAGTATGTGGCCGCCTACCACGCGGTCATTCATGGCGACGGCCGTATCTGTCTGTGTACCGCTCTGGCCGGAGATTACGGAACTCTGCCCGCGGACATGCAGCGGGAGGTTCAGTCCTTTTTTGCCCTGAATGAACGCTGGTTGACCGATGTGCTGCGCCAGGGTCAGACCAGTGGGCACTTTCGGTTTTCCGAGTCGCCCCGTGACACCGCCCTGGAACTGCTCGCCACCCTGGAAGGAGCCATGCTGCTCGCCCGGGTACGCCAGGAGCCGCCACTCTTCTTTCAGATGATGGATCGTTCCCTCCGGGGGCTTCAGGCCACCTGA
- a CDS encoding MFS transporter, with protein MSNAVSQDVAPARWTALTWLASAVVFAMAPWFSAAAVLPQLRAAWTLSDTDAAWLTLAVQLGFVLGAVLSAALNLADRIAPRQLILAGALLAAGANLGLLLAQGPLAAIALRAVTGAAMALVYPPALKAMSTWFRSGRGVALGVMVGALTLAAALPHLVNGLGGANWQAVIVVTSVLAALGGVMAWRVGNGPHQFPRAVFRPAQAWRLLTGRAMGLTTLGYLGHMWELYAMWAWFAVFFTRLLSDHDLPDPQRGAAYATFAVVGVGALGCYVGGVLGDRWGRTRLTALAMCLSGACALALAFLADAAPPVVLALSLLWGFWIIADSAQFSTIVSEIADPAYVGTALTTQLALGFTLTAGSIALVPVLVGRGGWPLAFAVLGVGPLLGALAMRGLARLPEAARIAGGRG; from the coding sequence ATGTCGAACGCCGTCTCGCAGGATGTCGCCCCCGCACGCTGGACGGCCCTGACCTGGCTGGCCAGCGCGGTCGTCTTCGCCATGGCTCCGTGGTTCTCGGCGGCAGCGGTCCTGCCCCAGCTGCGCGCCGCGTGGACCCTGAGCGACACGGACGCGGCGTGGCTGACGCTGGCCGTTCAGCTGGGCTTTGTGCTGGGGGCAGTGCTCAGCGCGGCCCTCAACCTCGCCGATCGGATCGCCCCCCGGCAGCTGATCCTGGCCGGCGCGCTGCTGGCTGCCGGGGCCAACCTGGGCCTGCTGCTGGCCCAGGGACCACTGGCAGCGATTGCCCTGCGCGCGGTGACGGGCGCGGCCATGGCGCTGGTCTATCCTCCGGCCCTCAAGGCCATGTCCACCTGGTTTCGCAGCGGTCGCGGCGTGGCGCTGGGGGTCATGGTCGGGGCCCTGACCCTCGCCGCCGCCCTCCCCCACCTGGTCAACGGCCTGGGAGGAGCGAACTGGCAGGCCGTGATCGTTGTCACCAGTGTGCTTGCCGCGCTGGGCGGCGTGATGGCCTGGCGGGTTGGAAACGGTCCGCACCAGTTTCCGCGGGCGGTGTTCCGGCCCGCCCAGGCGTGGCGACTCCTGACCGGGCGCGCGATGGGCCTGACCACCCTGGGCTATCTGGGCCACATGTGGGAGCTGTACGCCATGTGGGCGTGGTTCGCCGTGTTCTTTACCCGCCTGCTCTCGGACCATGACCTGCCCGATCCACAGCGGGGAGCCGCCTATGCCACCTTCGCGGTGGTGGGCGTGGGGGCGCTGGGCTGTTATGTCGGCGGGGTGCTGGGCGACCGCTGGGGCCGGACCCGGCTCACAGCGCTGGCGATGTGTCTGTCCGGAGCCTGCGCACTGGCCCTTGCCTTCCTGGCAGACGCCGCGCCCCCGGTGGTGCTGGCGCTGAGCCTGCTGTGGGGCTTCTGGATCATCGCGGATTCTGCCCAGTTCTCGACCATCGTGAGCGAAATCGCCGACCCCGCCTACGTGGGCACGGCCCTGACCACGCAGCTGGCCCTGGGCTTCACGCTGACGGCCGGGAGCATCGCGCTGGTGCCCGTGCTTGTTGGCCGCGGAGGCTGGCCGCTGGCCTTTGCGGTGCTGGGCGTGGGGCCGTTGCTGGGAGCACTCGCCATGCGCGGGCTTGCGCGTCTGCCCGAGGCTGCCCGGATTGCCGGGGGCCGGGGATAG
- a CDS encoding DUF4242 domain-containing protein yields the protein MAERHLPGITMQQLGEAQAAAIRESDRASASGTPVHYLRSMYVPGDERCSCLFEAESADDVRHVNDAAGVPYTRVVEALDLRPPSA from the coding sequence ATGGCAGAACGACATCTCCCCGGCATCACGATGCAACAACTCGGCGAAGCGCAGGCCGCCGCCATCCGCGAGAGTGACCGCGCCAGCGCATCGGGGACACCTGTGCACTACCTGCGCAGCATGTACGTTCCCGGAGACGAGCGCTGCTCATGCCTGTTTGAGGCTGAGAGCGCCGATGATGTCCGGCACGTAAATGACGCGGCGGGAGTGCCGTACACCCGGGTGGTGGAGGCCCTGGACCTCAGACCTCCATCCGCCTGA